A single Suricata suricatta isolate VVHF042 chromosome 2, meerkat_22Aug2017_6uvM2_HiC, whole genome shotgun sequence DNA region contains:
- the SPAM1 gene encoding hyaluronidase PH-20 isoform X1: MGMLMLKHIFFRSFVTSSGATQAAFLFLLIPCCLPQDFTAPPLIPSVSFLWGWNVPTERCATMFNVQLDLSLFSITGSPLKSATGQAITLFYADRLGYYPHIIENTGASVHGGIPQLGSLEKHLEKAKADIAHYIPTQGLGLAVIDWEGWRPLWARNWRPKDIYRTLSIELVQKERNQLNATEAAKRAKVDFENAGKCFMLTTLKLGKSLRPNYLWGYYLFPDCYNHHNRDPNYNGSCPQIEYKRNEELSWLWNESTALFPSVYLTSKLESSPNASLFVRNRVQEAIRISRVPGATRPLPIFVYTRPVFTDLDLKYLSEGDLVNTIGETVSLGVSGMIIWGSLNLSQNVQACTELDSYMKNKLNPYLINVTLAAKMCNQVLCREKGVCARKNWNSSDYLHLNPGSFTIQLENSGNYTVSGEPTLEDLQKFSEKFYCLCYANVNCKERVDMTKIRTVKVCVADYICIDAFLNARPSDNRTRWRKKHNTLGNFLSSIRPAIASPCARGQDLSRCRKARFMLETDSKTTQVGY, from the exons ATGGGAATGCTCATGTTGAAACATATCTTCTTTAGGAGCTTTGTCACGTCCAGTGGAGCAACACAGGCAGCGTTTTTGTTCCTTCTGATTCCATGTTGCTTGCCTCAGGATTTCACGGCACCCCCTTTAATCCCAAGTGTTTCTTTCCTCTGGGGCTGGAATGTCCCAACTGAACGTTGTGCTACAATGTTTAATGTGCAGCTAGATCTGAGCCTTTTCTCTATAACAGGAAGCCCCCTAAAAAGTGCCACTGGACAAGCCATTACATTATTTTATGCTGATAGACTTGGCTACTATCCTCACATAATTGAAAACACTGGCGCAAGTGTACATGGGGGAATCCCTCAGCTGGGGTCCTTAGAAAAGCACCTGGAGAAAGCCAAGGCAGACATTGCCCATTACATACCAACACAAGGCTTGGGCTTGGCTGTCATTGACTGGGAAGGCTGGAGGCCTCTCTGGGCAAGAAACTGGAGACCTAAAGATATTTACAGGACTTTGTCTATTGAGTTGGTTCAGAAAGAACGTAATCAACTTAATGCCACAGAAGCCGCCAAGAGAGCCAAAGTAGATTTTGAAAACGCAGGAAAGTGTTTCATGCTAACGACTTTAAAATTGGGAAAATCCCTTCGACCAAATTATTTATGGGGTTACTATCTTTTTCCTGATTGTTACAACCATCATAATAGAGACCCCAATTACAATGGAAGTTGCCCTCaaatagaatataaaagaaatgaagagctcAGCTGGCTGTGGAATGAAAGCACAGCCCTCTTCCCATCTGTTTACTTGACTAGCAAATTGGAATCTTCTCCAAATGCCTCTCTCTTTGTCCGGAATCGTGTTCAGGAAGCCATTCGGATTTCTAGAGTACCTGGTGCTACACGACCACTTCCGATTTTTGTATATACCCGTCCAGTTTTTACTGACTTGGATCTGAAATATCTTTCTGAG GGTGACCTTGTGAATACAATTGGTGAAACTGTCTCTCTGGGTGTCTCTGGAATGATAATATGGGGAAGTCTCAATTTAAGCCAAAATGTG CAAGCTTGCACAGAGCTTGACAGTTACATGAAGAATAAATTGAATCCTTACTTAATCAACGTCACCCTAGCAGCCAAAATGTGCAACCAAGTGCTTTGCCGGGAGAAAGGAGTGTGTGCAAGGAAAAATTGGAATTCAAGCGACTATCTTCACCTGAACCCAGGCAGTTTTACTATTCAACTTGAGAACAGTGGAAACTACACAGTATCTGGGGAACCCACACTTGAAGACCTGcagaaattttctgaaaaattttattgCCTCTGTTATGCCAATGTCAACTGTAAGGAGAGAGTTGATATGACTAAGATTCGTACTGTCAAAGTATGTGTGGCTGACTATATTTGTATAGATGCCTTTCTAAATGCAAGACCCAGTGATAATCGTACCAGgtggagaaaaaaacacaacactcTTGGCAATTTCTTATCCTCCATCCGGCCTGCTATAGCCTCTCCTTGTGCTCGTGGTCAAGATCTCAGTAGGTGCCGCAAAGCCAGATTTATGCTAGAAACTGACTCCAAAACCACCCAAGTGGGCTATTAG
- the SPAM1 gene encoding hyaluronidase PH-20 isoform X2, whose amino-acid sequence MGMLMLKHIFFRSFVTSSGATQAAFLFLLIPCCLPQDFTAPPLIPSVSFLWGWNVPTERCATMFNVQLDLSLFSITGSPLKSATGQAITLFYADRLGYYPHIIENTGASVHGGIPQLGSLEKHLEKAKADIAHYIPTQGLGLAVIDWEGWRPLWARNWRPKDIYRTLSIELVQKERNQLNATEAAKRAKVDFENAGKCFMLTTLKLGKSLRPNYLWGYYLFPDCYNHHNRDPNYNGSCPQIEYKRNEELSWLWNESTALFPSVYLTSKLESSPNASLFVRNRVQEAIRISRVPGATRPLPIFVYTRPVFTDLDLKYLSEGDLVNTIGETVSLGVSGMIIWGSLNLSQNVQACTELDSYMKNKLNPYLINVTLAAKMCNQVLCREKGVCARKNWNSSDYLHLNPGSFTIQLENSGNYTVSGEPTLEDLQKFSEKFYCLCYANVNCKERVDMTKIRTVKHLPTTENFSEC is encoded by the exons ATGGGAATGCTCATGTTGAAACATATCTTCTTTAGGAGCTTTGTCACGTCCAGTGGAGCAACACAGGCAGCGTTTTTGTTCCTTCTGATTCCATGTTGCTTGCCTCAGGATTTCACGGCACCCCCTTTAATCCCAAGTGTTTCTTTCCTCTGGGGCTGGAATGTCCCAACTGAACGTTGTGCTACAATGTTTAATGTGCAGCTAGATCTGAGCCTTTTCTCTATAACAGGAAGCCCCCTAAAAAGTGCCACTGGACAAGCCATTACATTATTTTATGCTGATAGACTTGGCTACTATCCTCACATAATTGAAAACACTGGCGCAAGTGTACATGGGGGAATCCCTCAGCTGGGGTCCTTAGAAAAGCACCTGGAGAAAGCCAAGGCAGACATTGCCCATTACATACCAACACAAGGCTTGGGCTTGGCTGTCATTGACTGGGAAGGCTGGAGGCCTCTCTGGGCAAGAAACTGGAGACCTAAAGATATTTACAGGACTTTGTCTATTGAGTTGGTTCAGAAAGAACGTAATCAACTTAATGCCACAGAAGCCGCCAAGAGAGCCAAAGTAGATTTTGAAAACGCAGGAAAGTGTTTCATGCTAACGACTTTAAAATTGGGAAAATCCCTTCGACCAAATTATTTATGGGGTTACTATCTTTTTCCTGATTGTTACAACCATCATAATAGAGACCCCAATTACAATGGAAGTTGCCCTCaaatagaatataaaagaaatgaagagctcAGCTGGCTGTGGAATGAAAGCACAGCCCTCTTCCCATCTGTTTACTTGACTAGCAAATTGGAATCTTCTCCAAATGCCTCTCTCTTTGTCCGGAATCGTGTTCAGGAAGCCATTCGGATTTCTAGAGTACCTGGTGCTACACGACCACTTCCGATTTTTGTATATACCCGTCCAGTTTTTACTGACTTGGATCTGAAATATCTTTCTGAG GGTGACCTTGTGAATACAATTGGTGAAACTGTCTCTCTGGGTGTCTCTGGAATGATAATATGGGGAAGTCTCAATTTAAGCCAAAATGTG CAAGCTTGCACAGAGCTTGACAGTTACATGAAGAATAAATTGAATCCTTACTTAATCAACGTCACCCTAGCAGCCAAAATGTGCAACCAAGTGCTTTGCCGGGAGAAAGGAGTGTGTGCAAGGAAAAATTGGAATTCAAGCGACTATCTTCACCTGAACCCAGGCAGTTTTACTATTCAACTTGAGAACAGTGGAAACTACACAGTATCTGGGGAACCCACACTTGAAGACCTGcagaaattttctgaaaaattttattgCCTCTGTTATGCCAATGTCAACTGTAAGGAGAGAGTTGATATGACTAAGATTCGTACTGTCAAA